A single Lolium perenne isolate Kyuss_39 chromosome 6, Kyuss_2.0, whole genome shotgun sequence DNA region contains:
- the LOC127309795 gene encoding putative disease resistance protein At3g14460: MLMPRSSQEEKGDGAVSSIISRLMAKGGSLLTADDLQRLRRLEVAAAEIEELVAEHKSLAVALRPHTSSLDTLKPTLSQAEDVLDDVVERQRRIVDLPADTNPFFEPSWAGKKLHTVLSTVFHAGHAHSAAPELKNLAKKVHKVQGFIEEADKHFTTSFPPDLKSAPPKVIGRDAECRKIVAALHLVDGNEDEDDGRPYSVLGIHGAAGSGKTTLAQCAYARAQAADEDRSGSFDISMWVHVGRRFTQHKIFHDMLEAATGRPPSSALVDRDSDDTVALLQDELRGKRILLVLDDVHSNGNDTDLKQILSPLDVVGAGSKVLVTARSVDALLVLGADISSCLAIRDLDDDVFARLFMHYALADDGVDERDRGILEFIGAGIAAKLKSSPLAAELVGTELRARPQIDVWKNFRDTISAA, translated from the coding sequence ATGTTGATGCCGCGGTCGTCGCAGGAAGAGAAGGGGGACGGCGCCGTCTCGTCCATCATCTCCAGGCTGATGGCCAAGGGCGGCTCCCTCCTCACCGCCGACGATCTGCAGAGGCTGCGGCGGCTCGAGGTCGCAGCGGCGGAGATAGAGGAGCTGGTGGCCGAGCACAAGTCGCTCGCGGTCGCCCTTCGCCCCCACACGAGCAGCCTGGACACCCTCAAGCCTACGCTCTCGCAAGCCGAGGACGTGCTGGACGACGTCGTGGAGCGCCAGCGGCGGATCGTGGATCTCCCGGCTGACACCAATCCCTTCTTCGAGCCGAGCTGGGCGGGGAAGAAGCTCCACACCGTGCTCTCCACCGTCTTCCACGCGGGACATGCCCACTCCGCCGCGCCGGAGTTGAAGAATCTGGCGAAGAAAGTTCACAAGGTGCAGGGCTTCATAGAGGAGGCAGACAAGCACTTCACCACCAGCTTCCCGCCCGACCTGAAAAGTGCTCCGCCCAAGGTGATCGGCCGTGACGCGGAGTGCAGGAAGATCGTGGCCGCGCTTCACCTCGTGGACGggaacgaggacgaggacgacggccGGCCTTACTCCGTGTTGGGCATCCATGGCGCCGCCGGGTCCGGGAAGACGACCCTCGCCCAGTGCGCCTACGCCCGCGCGCAAGCAGCGGACGAGGACCGCTCCGGCTCCTTCGACATCTCCATGTGGGTCCACGTCGGCCGTCGCTTCACCCAGCACAAGATCTTCCACGACATGCTGGAGGCGGCCACGGGGCGACCGCCGTCCTCTGCTCTCGTCGACCGCGACAGCGACGACACCGTCGCCCTGCTCCAGGACGAGCTGCGCGGGAAGCGGATCCTCCTGGTGCTCGACGACGTCCACTCCAACGGCAACGACACGGACTTGAAGCAGATCCTCTCGCCGCTCGACGTGGTGGGAGCCGGCAGCAAGGTCCTCGTCACCGCCCGCTCCGTCGACGCGTTGCTGGTTCTCGGTGCCGACATATCCAGCTGCCTCGCGATCCGCGACCTCGACGACGACGTGTTTGCTCGCCTGTTCATGCACTACGCGCTTGCGGATGATGGCGTAGACGAACGGGACCGGGGTATACTCGAGTTCATCGGGGCCGGTATCGCCGCCAAGCTCAAGAGCTCGCCCCTCGCGGCCGAACTGGTGGGAACGGAGCTGCGCGCCAGGCCGCAGATTGACGTGTGGAAAAACTTCCGTGACACAATCTCCGCCGCTTAA